Proteins encoded together in one Microcebus murinus isolate Inina chromosome 16, M.murinus_Inina_mat1.0, whole genome shotgun sequence window:
- the CEBPG gene encoding CCAAT/enhancer-binding protein gamma, translating to MSKISQQNSAPGVNGISVIHTQAHASGLQQVPQLVPAGPGGGGKAVAPSKQSKKSSPMDRNSDEYRQRRERNNMAVKKSRLKSKQKAQDTLQRVNQLKEENERLEAKIKLLTKELSVLKDLFLEHAHNLADNVQPISTENTTDSDSAGQ from the coding sequence ATGAGCAAGATATCACAGCAGAACAGTGCTCCAGGAGTGAACGGAATAAGCGTTATTCACACCCAGGCACATGCCAGTGGCTTACAGCAGGTTCCTCAGCTGGTGCCCGCGGGCCCCGGGGGAGGGGGCAAAGCCGTGGCTCCCAGCAAGCAGAGCAAAAAGAGCTCGCCCATGGATCGGAACAGTGACGAGTACCGGCAGCGCCGAGAGAGGAACAACATGGCTGTGAAGAAGAGCCGATTGAAAAGCAAGCAGAAAGCACAGGATACGTTGCAGAGAGTGAATCAGCTCAAAGAAGAGAATGAACGGTTGGAAGCAAAAATTAAATTGCTGACTAAGGAATTAAGTGTGTTAAAAGATTTGTTTCTCGAGCACGCACACAACCTTGCAGACAACGTGCAACCCATTAGCACTGAAAATACGACAGATTCTGATAGTGCAGGACAGTAG